Proteins from a single region of Haloterrigena alkaliphila:
- a CDS encoding prolyl oligopeptidase family serine peptidase produces MGDGDSNPFDRDESESSRRRVLRSLGVASAAGLLGAGAGPSGIAAADPDGCPGANNLESPRPGPDVLYDDPVTAPQFEVDDRWDAEPLLVSGYAAYDDGEFLAQGWPFDDRGAQNERSYPDDDRYANNAADLLEIRAQPTDEGVAYRVALNAMVEPDAAVVAIGIDTGGDGRTDWGHGLGELGAPVDHVLVCWGTGATLDGDPLPDDAYAVDVERNRLEVEVPLEPGRETWRHYAVSGVHDGDGGFSRESGPFGPDEPPVYEVGFRTVRDEPLEAREADRDVLSETGEYHVLLTDGEGMWRSAGQAEALSERDISELGADVDFGRLEDGDVGRSVPRAGYHNRLYASRYDLGPGIDLEDPREIYQSRVQPYSVYVPESYEPGEPTALVVLLHSLGENYNQYSASPNMLAQLGEQRDAIVLMPHGRGPSGWWKNEAELDLFEAWADLRARYDIDPDRVTVSGYSMGGHGTYRIGSLYPDLFARGFAVVGPADESILGGPTDGLYGEYATSSENPQNMMRVTDNLRHVPLLMWAGMLDELVPYAGVRNYRDDLVEHGYRHRLDSFPEDDHFSFFAKDEWGPGRDYLGAATVDRRPARVTYRAVPEFGNETYDIRHDGAYWVHDITVADDAEDGLVDALSLVDGYGDPVAEEFTEESTEPRPNTREGIRWRDPLQRRPAENAIELEAEAVTAATLYVDDAGIDTTEPLEVRVETTHDLTLTLKSGAGERTLEFGAGDSSETVVLCDQGPDA; encoded by the coding sequence ATGGGAGACGGTGACAGTAATCCGTTCGACCGCGACGAATCGGAATCGTCCCGCAGACGCGTCCTTCGATCGCTCGGTGTGGCGTCCGCCGCCGGACTCCTCGGTGCGGGGGCCGGTCCGAGCGGAATCGCGGCGGCCGACCCCGACGGCTGTCCCGGCGCGAACAACCTCGAGTCGCCCCGTCCCGGCCCGGACGTGCTGTACGACGATCCCGTCACGGCGCCGCAGTTCGAGGTCGACGACCGCTGGGACGCGGAGCCGCTGCTCGTCAGCGGGTACGCCGCGTACGACGACGGCGAGTTCCTCGCGCAGGGCTGGCCGTTCGACGACCGCGGCGCGCAGAACGAGCGCTCGTATCCGGACGACGACCGCTACGCCAACAACGCGGCCGATCTGCTCGAGATCCGCGCCCAGCCGACCGACGAGGGCGTCGCCTACCGGGTCGCGCTGAACGCGATGGTCGAGCCCGACGCGGCCGTCGTCGCGATCGGAATCGATACCGGCGGCGACGGCCGAACCGACTGGGGCCACGGCCTCGGCGAGCTCGGCGCGCCGGTCGATCACGTGCTGGTCTGCTGGGGGACCGGCGCGACCCTCGACGGCGACCCGCTGCCCGACGACGCGTACGCGGTCGACGTCGAGCGCAACCGCCTCGAGGTCGAGGTGCCCCTCGAGCCCGGCCGGGAGACGTGGCGCCACTACGCCGTCTCGGGGGTCCACGACGGTGACGGCGGCTTCTCCCGGGAATCGGGGCCGTTCGGACCGGACGAGCCGCCGGTGTACGAGGTCGGCTTCCGAACCGTCCGCGACGAACCGCTCGAGGCCCGCGAGGCGGACCGCGACGTCCTCTCGGAGACGGGGGAGTACCACGTCCTGCTCACCGACGGTGAGGGGATGTGGCGCTCGGCCGGGCAGGCCGAGGCGCTCTCCGAGCGGGACATCTCGGAGCTGGGAGCGGACGTCGACTTCGGCCGACTGGAGGACGGCGACGTCGGCCGGTCGGTTCCGCGGGCGGGCTACCACAACCGACTCTACGCCTCGCGGTACGACCTGGGGCCGGGGATCGACCTCGAGGATCCCCGCGAGATCTATCAGAGCCGGGTCCAGCCCTACTCGGTGTACGTCCCCGAGAGCTACGAGCCCGGCGAGCCGACCGCGCTCGTGGTCCTGTTGCACTCGCTGGGGGAGAACTACAACCAGTACTCGGCCTCGCCGAACATGCTCGCCCAGCTCGGCGAGCAGCGCGACGCCATCGTGTTGATGCCTCACGGTCGCGGTCCGTCGGGCTGGTGGAAGAACGAGGCCGAACTCGACCTCTTCGAGGCCTGGGCGGACCTCCGCGCCCGGTACGATATCGATCCGGATCGAGTCACCGTCAGCGGCTACTCGATGGGCGGCCACGGCACCTACCGGATCGGATCGCTGTATCCCGACCTGTTCGCCCGCGGGTTCGCCGTCGTCGGGCCCGCGGACGAGTCGATCCTCGGCGGGCCCACGGACGGGCTCTACGGCGAATACGCGACCTCATCCGAGAACCCCCAGAACATGATGCGCGTGACGGACAACCTCCGGCACGTGCCGCTGCTCATGTGGGCGGGGATGCTCGACGAACTCGTCCCCTACGCCGGCGTGCGAAACTACCGCGACGACCTCGTCGAACACGGCTACCGCCACCGGCTCGACTCGTTCCCGGAGGACGACCACTTCTCTTTCTTCGCGAAGGACGAATGGGGCCCGGGCCGGGACTACCTCGGGGCCGCCACCGTCGACCGCCGGCCCGCCCGCGTCACCTATCGGGCCGTCCCCGAGTTCGGCAACGAGACCTACGACATCCGCCACGACGGCGCCTACTGGGTTCACGATATCACGGTCGCGGACGACGCCGAGGACGGCCTCGTCGACGCGCTCTCGCTGGTCGACGGCTACGGTGACCCCGTCGCCGAGGAGTTCACCGAGGAGTCGACCGAGCCGCGACCCAACACCCGCGAGGGGATCCGCTGGCGCGATCCGCTCCAGCGCCGACCCGCCGAGAACGCGATCGAACTCGAGGCCGAGGCCGTTACCGCGGCCACGCTGTACGTCGACGACGCCGGCATCGACACGACGGAGCCGCTCGAGGTCCGCGTCGAGACCACCCATGACCTGACGCTGACCCTCAAAAGCGGCGCCGGCGAACGGACGCTCGAGTTCGGCGCGGGTGACTCGAGTGAGACGGTCGTGCTCTGTGATCAGGGCCCGGACGCGTGA
- a CDS encoding bacterio-opsin activator domain-containing protein — MTADDELRILLVEDNSGDARLIEEMLRETSVPLSSIERGSDGGADDAGTETVDLHRVDRLETALEELTETAVDVVLLDLGLPDSSGLETLTTVLEHSATVPIVVLTGLSDERVGVRAVQQGAQAYLVKDEISSELLTRSLRHALERHHRETQLTALSTVSRELMSMTSFDDIAERAVVAAAESLDFPVAMVCRYDTDHGELRPLAATDRAESLLLAEDSTGDGDEGSPRLSSACAEVVGRAFATNRVVVDSDGETDPASGDDEFPLASRIVFPLATHGVFLLGSATSPSIPSPGVDYAKILATNTQAAFERLEREQRLQEREAELESQTESLERLNEINAMIRDVVQGVVHATTRSEIEQAVCDRLVDADSFRFAWIGVHDALTRTLTPRARAGVEDGFLESVTITTDESQTGRGPVGTAVRTRDLQVVDDAMRDLSHPPWREETRKRGYRSIASIPLVYAETLYGVLTIYADRPGIFTDRVQAVLSELGETIAHAINAVESKKALISDRVVELKFQVRDADLAFLELTDALECEFAFESVVPRTDDRLRVFFSTCGASVDDVVAFAGGSLAIDDLTLVAEREDDCVFECTLREPNVVSFCLEQGVTVQTLTAENGAGHLTVELSSDADVRGFAERFQTMYPESSLVASREDERSVQTRQAFQTTLEDLLTDRQGEVLRTAFFSGYFESPRASSGRDVAATLDITQPTFNHHLRAALRKLLTLLYVE, encoded by the coding sequence ATGACGGCGGACGACGAGCTCCGCATCCTCCTCGTGGAGGACAATTCGGGCGACGCCCGGCTCATCGAAGAGATGCTTCGAGAGACGTCCGTCCCGCTGTCCTCGATCGAACGCGGGAGCGACGGCGGCGCGGACGACGCGGGAACCGAGACGGTGGATCTCCACCGCGTCGACCGCCTCGAGACGGCGCTCGAGGAGTTGACGGAGACGGCGGTAGACGTCGTCTTGCTCGATCTGGGGTTGCCGGATAGTTCCGGGCTGGAAACGCTCACGACCGTGCTCGAGCACTCGGCGACCGTGCCGATCGTGGTGCTGACGGGCCTCTCCGACGAGCGGGTCGGCGTCCGCGCCGTCCAGCAGGGCGCGCAGGCGTACCTCGTGAAGGACGAGATCTCCAGCGAACTGCTGACCCGCTCGCTCCGACACGCGCTCGAGCGCCACCACCGCGAAACGCAGTTGACCGCGCTGTCGACGGTCTCGCGGGAACTGATGTCGATGACCTCATTCGACGATATCGCGGAGCGAGCCGTCGTCGCGGCGGCGGAGTCCCTCGACTTCCCCGTCGCGATGGTCTGTCGCTACGACACCGACCACGGCGAGTTGCGGCCGCTCGCCGCGACCGATCGGGCGGAATCGCTCCTGCTCGCCGAGGACTCAACCGGTGACGGAGACGAGGGCTCGCCCCGGCTGTCGTCGGCCTGTGCGGAGGTAGTCGGACGGGCCTTCGCTACAAATCGGGTCGTCGTCGACTCCGACGGGGAGACCGACCCTGCCTCCGGGGACGACGAGTTCCCGCTGGCCAGTCGCATCGTGTTTCCGCTCGCGACGCACGGCGTCTTCCTCCTCGGGTCGGCGACCTCCCCGTCGATTCCGTCTCCCGGCGTCGACTACGCGAAGATCCTGGCGACGAACACGCAGGCGGCGTTCGAGCGCCTCGAGCGCGAGCAGCGGCTGCAGGAGCGCGAGGCCGAACTCGAGTCCCAGACCGAGTCGCTCGAGCGGCTCAACGAGATCAACGCCATGATCCGCGACGTCGTCCAGGGCGTCGTCCACGCGACGACGCGATCCGAGATCGAGCAAGCCGTCTGCGATCGGCTGGTGGACGCCGACTCGTTCCGGTTCGCCTGGATCGGCGTCCACGACGCGCTCACGCGGACGCTCACGCCGCGGGCCCGCGCGGGCGTCGAGGACGGCTTTCTCGAGAGCGTCACGATCACGACCGACGAGAGTCAGACCGGCCGCGGGCCGGTCGGAACCGCCGTGCGCACGCGAGACCTTCAGGTGGTCGACGACGCGATGCGGGATCTCTCGCACCCGCCGTGGCGCGAGGAGACGAGGAAACGGGGCTATCGGTCGATCGCGAGCATTCCGCTCGTGTACGCGGAGACGCTGTACGGCGTGTTGACGATCTACGCCGATCGGCCGGGGATCTTCACCGATCGCGTCCAGGCCGTCCTGTCCGAACTCGGCGAGACGATCGCCCACGCGATCAACGCGGTCGAGAGCAAGAAGGCGCTGATCAGCGATCGGGTCGTCGAACTCAAATTCCAGGTGCGGGACGCGGACCTCGCGTTTCTGGAGTTGACCGACGCGCTCGAGTGCGAGTTCGCCTTCGAGAGCGTGGTCCCGCGAACCGACGACCGACTCCGGGTGTTCTTCTCGACGTGCGGGGCATCGGTCGACGACGTGGTCGCGTTCGCCGGAGGATCGCTCGCGATCGACGACCTCACGCTCGTCGCGGAGCGAGAAGACGACTGCGTCTTCGAGTGTACGCTCCGGGAGCCGAACGTCGTCTCGTTCTGTCTCGAACAGGGGGTGACGGTACAGACGCTGACGGCCGAAAACGGCGCGGGCCACCTGACGGTCGAACTCTCGAGCGACGCTGACGTCCGCGGGTTCGCGGAGCGGTTTCAGACGATGTATCCGGAGTCGTCGCTGGTGGCGAGTCGCGAGGACGAGCGATCGGTACAGACGCGACAGGCGTTCCAGACGACGCTCGAGGACCTGTTGACGGACCGACAGGGCGAAGTCCTCCGGACGGCCTTCTTCAGCGGCTACTTCGAATCGCCGCGCGCGAGCAGCGGCCGGGACGTGGCGGCGACGCTGGATATCACGCAGCCGACGTTCAACCACCACCTTCGAGCGGCGCTGCGAAAACTGCTGACGCTGCTCTACGTCGAGTGA
- a CDS encoding HalOD1 output domain-containing protein, producing the protein MSATEPTTRQFSRSDEVCITVAMAVADETETPVDELPPLYTAIDPDALDAIVQPRSDGRTEAGPRVSFTIAGCTVDVGDGTVVVTADAETAADSGASTRAHAN; encoded by the coding sequence ATGAGCGCAACTGAGCCCACGACCCGACAGTTTTCGCGGAGCGACGAAGTATGTATCACGGTCGCGATGGCGGTCGCAGACGAGACGGAAACGCCGGTCGACGAACTGCCGCCGCTCTACACGGCGATCGACCCCGACGCCCTCGATGCGATCGTCCAGCCACGAAGCGACGGTCGGACGGAGGCGGGACCGCGCGTGTCCTTTACGATCGCGGGATGTACCGTCGACGTCGGCGACGGAACCGTCGTCGTGACGGCGGACGCGGAGACGGCCGCCGACTCGGGCGCCTCGACGCGCGCCCACGCGAACTAA
- a CDS encoding DUF7576 family protein: MDDGDPSAPAASGAPDRCATCGTTLDPGRWHPTVGWTDSDGTYRIARFCSEACRDEWRPSRDDADGS, translated from the coding sequence ATGGATGACGGCGACCCGTCGGCCCCCGCAGCGTCGGGCGCTCCCGACCGCTGTGCGACGTGCGGAACGACCCTCGATCCGGGACGCTGGCATCCGACCGTCGGGTGGACGGATTCGGACGGGACGTACCGTATCGCTCGGTTCTGTAGCGAGGCGTGTCGCGACGAGTGGCGCCCATCCCGGGACGACGCCGATGGCTCGTAA
- a CDS encoding methyltransferase domain-containing protein: protein MYLLELGGEDDAFAAREAASAAAGVQRIAPGLAVADAVVPERVRGLAYTHRASDLLGRTDASLESAVALLETAPIDREGSVAVRATDVHGSTDVSTARAERELGTILVNRGFSVDLEEPDHVLRATFSEGQLEGGGTLEADEETGDLFAHPDGDASPGERVSVCALGWLAAESVRDFGDRAPTDKPFFQPGSMDPLLARAVANVAGARPGAAILDPMCGTGGGLVEAGLVGADVIGTDAQEKMVRGARENLEHFLEPDDPSPTGVARGDWHVARGDATRLPLADDAVDGVVFDAPYGRQSKIETHRLEDLVSGALAEARRVAPRAVMIADRSWASEARAAGWDLEATFERRVHRSLTRYVLVLERRSTA from the coding sequence GTGTACCTACTCGAGCTCGGCGGCGAGGACGACGCGTTCGCGGCCCGCGAGGCGGCAAGCGCCGCGGCCGGCGTTCAGCGGATCGCTCCCGGGCTCGCCGTCGCCGACGCCGTCGTCCCCGAACGCGTCCGCGGGCTGGCGTACACCCACCGCGCGAGCGACCTGCTCGGACGGACCGACGCCAGCCTCGAGAGCGCAGTCGCGCTGCTCGAGACCGCACCGATCGACCGCGAGGGGAGCGTCGCCGTACGCGCGACGGACGTCCACGGCTCGACGGACGTCAGTACGGCGCGTGCGGAGCGCGAACTCGGCACGATTCTGGTGAATCGGGGATTCTCGGTCGACCTCGAGGAGCCGGACCACGTGCTGCGCGCGACGTTCTCCGAGGGGCAACTGGAGGGCGGCGGGACCCTCGAGGCCGACGAGGAAACCGGCGACCTGTTCGCGCACCCGGACGGCGACGCGTCGCCCGGGGAACGCGTCTCGGTCTGCGCGCTCGGCTGGCTCGCGGCCGAGAGCGTCCGCGACTTCGGCGACCGCGCGCCGACGGACAAGCCATTCTTCCAGCCCGGAAGCATGGACCCGCTGCTGGCCCGCGCCGTCGCGAACGTCGCGGGCGCCCGCCCCGGCGCGGCGATTCTGGATCCCATGTGTGGGACCGGCGGCGGCCTCGTGGAAGCGGGACTGGTGGGCGCGGACGTGATCGGGACCGACGCGCAGGAAAAGATGGTTCGGGGCGCGCGGGAGAACCTCGAACACTTCCTCGAGCCCGACGACCCCTCGCCGACGGGCGTCGCGCGCGGGGACTGGCACGTCGCCCGCGGCGACGCGACGCGACTGCCGCTGGCCGACGACGCCGTCGACGGCGTCGTCTTCGACGCGCCGTACGGACGCCAGTCGAAGATCGAGACCCACCGCCTCGAGGATCTGGTGTCCGGCGCACTCGCGGAGGCGCGGCGAGTCGCCCCGCGGGCCGTGATGATCGCCGACCGCTCGTGGGCTAGCGAGGCGCGGGCCGCGGGATGGGACCTCGAGGCCACCTTCGAACGCCGCGTCCACCGCTCGCTGACGCGGTACGTGCTGGTCCTCGAGCGGCGGTCGACGGCGTAA
- a CDS encoding type II toxin-antitoxin system VapC family toxin — MSELGATPLFVDTGAFYAYYDESASRHDRAAAVFDAIASEGVQYRPLYTTTHVLAELSTLLARKRDHETAVRGLRRIRNSSAFSIVRPTEDEFEVACRQFERYDDREITLVDHLTAVLADERATDHVFAFDTDFQTLGFTLVPRDVDIDV; from the coding sequence GTGTCCGAACTCGGAGCGACTCCGCTGTTCGTCGACACCGGCGCGTTCTACGCCTACTACGACGAAAGTGCGTCTCGTCACGATCGAGCGGCCGCCGTCTTCGACGCGATAGCGTCGGAAGGGGTGCAGTATCGACCGCTCTACACGACGACACACGTCCTCGCCGAACTCTCGACGTTGCTCGCACGCAAGCGGGACCACGAGACCGCTGTTCGCGGTCTCCGTCGAATTCGGAACTCGTCGGCGTTTTCGATCGTTAGACCGACCGAAGACGAGTTCGAAGTTGCATGCCGGCAATTCGAACGGTACGATGATCGGGAAATCACGTTGGTCGATCACCTCACGGCGGTGCTGGCGGACGAGCGCGCTACCGATCACGTCTTCGCCTTCGATACCGACTTTCAGACGCTCGGATTCACGCTCGTCCCTCGAGACGTCGACATCGATGTTTAG
- a CDS encoding winged helix-turn-helix domain-containing protein, whose protein sequence is MGSSSGRNTRVPDEDILSVLRESDDPVLSTAEVADRLPIERRSTLNRLRALEEQEFVESKQIGGRNTIWWLSAPEREDAIPEDDPFFSGEPIFASDDPADEDEIDDIVYGDVEG, encoded by the coding sequence ATGGGTTCATCGAGCGGCCGCAATACCCGTGTTCCCGACGAAGACATCCTCTCAGTCCTCCGAGAGTCAGACGATCCTGTCCTCTCGACAGCAGAGGTCGCCGACCGACTACCGATCGAACGTCGATCGACGCTAAATCGGCTCCGTGCACTCGAGGAGCAGGAGTTCGTCGAGAGCAAGCAAATCGGCGGTCGGAATACCATCTGGTGGCTCTCGGCTCCGGAACGGGAGGACGCGATTCCGGAGGACGACCCATTTTTCTCCGGTGAGCCGATCTTCGCGTCGGACGACCCGGCCGACGAGGACGAAATCGACGACATCGTTTACGGAGACGTTGAGGGCTGA
- a CDS encoding TATA-box-binding protein, with protein sequence MTDPKDTINIENVVASTGIGQELDLQSVAMDLEGADYDPEQFPGLVYRTQNPKSAALIFRSGKIVCTGAKSTDDVHESLRIVFDKLRELQIQVNEDPEIVVQNIVTSADLGRNLNLNAIAIGLGLENIEYEPEQFPGLVYRLDEPEVVALLFGSGKLVITGGKKPEDAEHAVDKIVSRLEDLGLLE encoded by the coding sequence ATGACGGATCCCAAGGACACCATCAACATCGAAAACGTGGTGGCGTCGACCGGTATCGGGCAGGAACTCGACCTTCAGAGCGTCGCGATGGACCTCGAGGGCGCCGACTACGATCCCGAGCAGTTCCCGGGCCTCGTCTACCGCACCCAGAACCCCAAGTCCGCCGCGCTGATCTTCCGCTCGGGCAAGATCGTCTGTACCGGTGCCAAGAGCACCGACGACGTCCACGAGAGCCTCCGCATCGTCTTCGACAAGCTCCGCGAACTGCAGATTCAGGTCAACGAGGACCCCGAGATCGTCGTCCAGAACATCGTCACCAGCGCCGACCTGGGCCGGAACCTCAACCTGAACGCCATCGCGATCGGGCTCGGGCTGGAGAACATCGAGTACGAACCCGAGCAGTTCCCCGGTCTCGTCTACCGCCTCGACGAACCCGAGGTCGTCGCGCTCCTGTTCGGCTCCGGCAAACTCGTCATCACCGGCGGCAAGAAGCCCGAGGACGCCGAACACGCCGTCGACAAGATCGTCTCCCGACTCGAGGACCTCGGCCTGCTCGAGTAG
- a CDS encoding DUF7344 domain-containing protein — protein MTIHTDRSMSAQNAHALGRRSPLEEAVAADDSIPLAAVRRVLNSDRRRAVLRCLIDAEDSLSLSTLVARIADAEDDATAVTPLHDLRQRVHVSLCRTHLPLLEDHRILSYDRGCGLVAPGARLSAFESVFGADLEE, from the coding sequence ATGACAATCCACACGGACCGGTCGATGTCCGCGCAGAACGCTCACGCGCTGGGTCGTCGCAGTCCACTCGAGGAGGCCGTCGCGGCCGACGACTCCATCCCGCTGGCGGCGGTTCGACGCGTCCTGAACAGCGACCGCCGGCGCGCGGTCCTTCGCTGCCTCATCGACGCGGAGGACTCGCTCTCGCTCTCGACGCTGGTCGCCCGGATCGCCGACGCCGAGGACGACGCGACGGCCGTGACGCCGCTGCACGACCTCCGCCAGCGCGTGCACGTCTCGCTGTGTCGAACCCACCTCCCGCTGCTCGAGGACCACCGTATCCTCTCGTACGATCGAGGCTGTGGACTCGTCGCGCCCGGCGCGCGGCTCTCGGCGTTCGAGTCGGTGTTCGGCGCCGACCTCGAGGAGTGA
- the hisG gene encoding ATP phosphoribosyltransferase → MRIAVPNKGRLHEPTIDLLERAGLHLENGADRKLYADTVDPDVSVLFARAADIPEYVADGAADLGITGYDQVREAGVDDVSELLDLEFGRCRLVLAAPEDGEIEAVEDLAGKTVATEFPNITRDFFAEAGVDPDIVEVTGATELTPHVEMADAIVDITSTGTTLKMNRLAVVDEVLESSVRLFGRDDVLDDPKVEEVRTALTSVKQAEGKRYLMMNVPRAKLDAVRDVIPGLGGPTVMDIAGDEDDEGGDTVAVHAVVDERDVFETITAVKQAGASDVLVTEIERLVE, encoded by the coding sequence ATGCGAATCGCCGTTCCCAACAAGGGCCGCCTGCACGAGCCGACGATCGACCTCTTAGAGCGGGCGGGGCTCCACCTCGAGAACGGTGCCGACCGGAAACTGTACGCCGACACCGTCGATCCGGACGTCTCCGTCCTCTTCGCCCGCGCGGCGGACATCCCGGAGTACGTCGCCGACGGCGCGGCCGACCTCGGGATCACGGGCTACGACCAGGTCCGCGAGGCCGGCGTCGACGACGTCTCGGAGCTCCTCGACCTCGAGTTCGGCCGCTGTCGCCTCGTCCTCGCGGCCCCCGAGGACGGCGAGATCGAGGCCGTCGAGGACCTCGCGGGCAAGACCGTCGCCACCGAGTTTCCGAACATCACGCGGGACTTCTTCGCCGAGGCGGGCGTCGATCCCGACATCGTCGAAGTGACCGGCGCGACGGAACTGACCCCCCACGTCGAGATGGCCGACGCCATCGTCGACATCACGAGCACGGGGACGACGCTGAAGATGAACCGCCTCGCGGTCGTCGACGAGGTACTCGAGAGTTCCGTCCGCCTGTTCGGACGGGACGACGTCCTCGACGATCCCAAGGTCGAGGAGGTACGAACGGCGCTGACCTCTGTCAAGCAAGCCGAGGGCAAGCGCTACCTGATGATGAACGTGCCGCGGGCGAAACTGGACGCGGTCAGGGACGTGATCCCCGGCCTCGGCGGGCCGACGGTGATGGACATCGCCGGCGACGAGGACGACGAGGGCGGGGACACGGTGGCCGTCCACGCCGTCGTCGACGAACGGGACGTCTTCGAGACGATCACGGCGGTCAAGCAGGCCGGCGCGAGCGACGTCCTGGTGACCGAGATCGAACGGCTGGTCGAGTAG